From Neisseria musculi, the proteins below share one genomic window:
- a CDS encoding tyrosine-type recombinase/integrase, producing MARTRYFADLIIFSFNTGLRQSNVLNLKWNQIDLDRKVAWCYFDEMKASKSLVVVLNGAAIGGLRWQIGKHSKYVFVRL from the coding sequence GTGGCAAGAACACGGTACTTTGCTGACCTGATTATATTTAGCTTCAATACTGGTTTAAGGCAAAGTAATGTTTTAAATCTTAAGTGGAACCAAATAGATTTAGATCGTAAAGTTGCTTGGTGTTATTTTGATGAGATGAAAGCTAGTAAATCTTTGGTTGTCGTTTTAAATGGCGCCGCAATTGGGGGTTTAAGGTGGCAGATAGGGAAACATTCCAAATATGTTTTTGTGAGGCTCTAG
- a CDS encoding FAD:protein FMN transferase, translating into MPGVRHAPTEGVIDVTIGPSVSLWGFGPDKSMSRVPTAQQLSAAEQRAGQSGRKPTGRLKTAYIFVTSFNTIGALCAHGGASAYLRHRSHRQIRA; encoded by the coding sequence TTGCCCGGAGTCCGGCACGCCCCCACCGAAGGCGTCATCGATGTAACCATCGGCCCGTCGGTCAGTCTGTGGGGATTCGGGCCGGACAAAAGCATGAGCCGTGTGCCGACTGCCCAACAACTCAGCGCCGCCGAGCAGCGAGCGGGTCAATCCGGCCGGAAACCAACAGGCCGTCTGAAAACGGCGTATATTTTTGTTACGTCTTTCAACACAATAGGCGCCTTATGCGCACATGGTGGTGCATCTGCATATCTTCGACACCGCAGTCATCGGCAAATACGGGCATAG